Proteins encoded in a region of the Paenibacillus sp. E222 genome:
- a CDS encoding TetR/AcrR family transcriptional regulator, whose translation MAKDTSASVNRRNDIISAAIDVFAEIGYYRATTAQVAERAQISQPYIFRFFKTKEALLLCALEVSWTRLIDSFRIVVETATADQLENELIEAYEEILESHKNEILLQMQAQTIKEEDIRQAMQKGFTEVRDMVLEAFTAAGIANPKQKTLIFLAIGMLCNISKSLDMPELMDR comes from the coding sequence ATGGCTAAAGATACATCCGCTTCCGTCAATCGTCGTAACGATATTATCTCCGCAGCTATTGATGTATTTGCGGAAATAGGCTATTACCGTGCAACGACAGCTCAAGTCGCTGAAAGAGCGCAGATTTCCCAACCGTATATTTTTCGTTTTTTCAAAACGAAGGAAGCTTTATTGTTATGTGCACTGGAAGTTTCCTGGACACGATTGATTGATTCTTTCCGGATTGTGGTAGAAACTGCTACTGCAGATCAATTGGAGAACGAATTAATTGAAGCCTATGAAGAAATTCTAGAATCTCACAAAAATGAAATCCTGCTGCAGATGCAGGCGCAGACCATTAAGGAAGAAGACATCCGTCAAGCAATGCAAAAAGGATTCACTGAGGTGCGAGATATGGTATTGGAAGCTTTTACAGCGGCAGGCATTGCCAATCCCAAGCAAAAAACGTTGATATTCCTGGCAATTGGCATGTTATGTAATATATCAAAATCATTGGATATGCCAGAGCTTATGGATAGATAG
- a CDS encoding AraC family transcriptional regulator: MNLNDHILLWNHVFIKILDVRKNSLAPGERIRNYLLPASAYLYMVDGTAVVGMDQQRYIVEGFHIVHGGKLANVNIKTDSGLVYYMILYKAILALPCRMDIQHLMENERPFQDQYSLIPTNPLVMYQYIRTLEGEWEQSTKLAKLHAKTLFHQWVYALLSDLYGQSIQPYKPDVVTRAIEYMSKHLHEPVALDVMAKELECSAGHISRLFKQKMNISPIQYLGQRRVERAAHLLIYTGATLQQIAEQVGYPDAHSLSRSFKKIKGCSPIRYKKNQNRGQKEQKYASGVNHDQDLPGFTREIALQPLYPQLYNDIDYQYHKVDGGELFMQGKFNMTALTMMLCLSLLLGACSSPSQSTSGSQSETKPAAVQTSNSTTEEGKSSVQAETRTVSTIRGDVVISANPQRVASDQYMGYLLKLGVIPVGVRSFMLNEAWIEKSGIPADVISGIEDLGGEFPMNLEKLVALEPDLIIGSIDKNIEDYEKIATTVFLPYWEGESTSGPLAKLRRISEVFGKEKEAEEWISSYEQKVEEAKKQIAGVVKEGETVSIVQVANKSLYVLAAEGGNYGSSTIYEMLKLPPTEQALNMEEGFVNISLEVLPEYMGDHIFVYGSWDEGANEVLNSEVWKLLPAVQKGQVYPYGSFGDKGDEFVMEDPFSLELQLDTIVNIMVEAKE; the protein is encoded by the coding sequence ATGAATTTGAATGATCATATCTTGTTATGGAATCATGTTTTTATCAAAATACTGGATGTTCGCAAAAACTCTTTGGCTCCTGGTGAAAGGATTAGGAACTATCTGCTTCCAGCTAGTGCCTATCTATATATGGTTGATGGAACTGCTGTAGTAGGTATGGATCAACAAAGGTATATCGTAGAAGGGTTTCATATTGTTCATGGGGGAAAGTTGGCTAACGTAAACATCAAGACGGATTCGGGTTTGGTTTATTATATGATTCTGTACAAAGCCATTCTGGCGCTTCCCTGTCGGATGGATATTCAGCATTTGATGGAAAATGAACGTCCATTCCAAGATCAATATTCGCTTATACCGACCAACCCATTGGTTATGTATCAATATATCAGGACACTGGAGGGAGAGTGGGAGCAGTCCACGAAACTGGCAAAGTTACACGCAAAAACTTTATTCCATCAGTGGGTGTATGCTTTATTATCCGATCTGTACGGTCAATCCATTCAGCCGTATAAGCCGGATGTGGTTACTAGGGCAATCGAGTATATGAGTAAGCATTTGCATGAGCCCGTTGCGCTAGACGTTATGGCAAAGGAATTGGAATGTAGTGCAGGGCACATATCCAGATTGTTCAAACAAAAAATGAACATCAGTCCCATCCAATATCTTGGACAGAGGCGAGTTGAGAGGGCTGCACATCTCCTGATATACACGGGTGCTACGTTACAACAAATCGCGGAACAGGTAGGCTATCCGGATGCACATTCACTCAGTCGCAGCTTCAAAAAAATAAAGGGATGCTCACCTATTCGGTACAAAAAAAACCAGAACCGAGGCCAGAAAGAACAAAAATATGCCTCCGGTGTAAACCATGATCAAGATTTGCCCGGTTTCACGCGCGAAATTGCCCTTCAACCACTATATCCTCAATTATATAATGATATTGATTATCAATATCATAAGGTTGATGGAGGGGAATTATTTATGCAAGGAAAATTCAACATGACAGCACTGACCATGATGCTGTGTCTATCACTATTGTTAGGGGCTTGTTCAAGTCCATCACAATCCACAAGTGGTTCACAATCAGAGACGAAACCCGCGGCAGTGCAGACAAGTAACAGTACAACCGAAGAAGGAAAATCCTCTGTACAAGCAGAGACTCGAACGGTATCCACAATAAGAGGAGACGTTGTTATTTCAGCCAATCCGCAACGGGTTGCTTCAGATCAGTATATGGGCTATCTGTTGAAGCTGGGGGTTATCCCGGTAGGGGTGAGAAGTTTCATGCTGAACGAGGCCTGGATCGAGAAGTCAGGGATACCCGCTGACGTCATATCCGGAATCGAAGACCTAGGTGGAGAATTTCCGATGAATCTTGAGAAATTGGTTGCGCTTGAGCCGGATCTGATTATTGGTTCTATTGATAAAAATATTGAGGATTATGAGAAAATTGCGACAACGGTATTTTTACCGTATTGGGAAGGGGAATCTACCTCGGGGCCTTTGGCAAAACTGCGTCGGATCAGTGAGGTTTTTGGAAAAGAGAAAGAAGCTGAGGAATGGATTTCCAGCTATGAACAGAAAGTAGAAGAAGCCAAGAAACAGATTGCTGGCGTGGTAAAAGAAGGAGAGACTGTGTCTATTGTTCAAGTGGCAAACAAATCTCTGTATGTACTGGCTGCTGAAGGGGGGAACTATGGGAGCTCAACCATCTATGAGATGCTGAAGCTGCCGCCGACTGAGCAAGCGCTCAATATGGAAGAGGGATTTGTCAATATTTCGCTTGAAGTGTTGCCTGAGTACATGGGCGATCATATCTTTGTGTACGGTTCATGGGATGAGGGAGCCAATGAAGTGTTGAACAGTGAGGTATGGAAACTCTTGCCCGCCGTGCAAAAAGGACAGGTCTATCCATACGGTTCCTTTGGAGACAAAGGGGATGAGTTCGTAATGGAAGACCCATTCTCATTGGAATTGCAGTTGGACACGATTGTGAATATCATGGTCGAAGCCAAAGAATAG
- a CDS encoding MarR family winged helix-turn-helix transcriptional regulator has product MTRIVSKEEQIINLLNVLGNKISPKFERCTGISSSRFEILHELDQVDEINQSMLQKIINIDSAAITRHLKQLEADLMVTRRKNPEDNRVTFVRLTDHGRKQIEGYKVEKTNYINQILQGFNEDEVYALADFLERMQNNF; this is encoded by the coding sequence ATGACACGTATTGTTTCCAAAGAAGAACAGATTATCAATCTGCTGAACGTACTGGGGAATAAAATCAGTCCCAAATTCGAACGCTGTACGGGGATCAGTTCCTCTCGCTTTGAGATTTTGCATGAGTTGGATCAGGTGGACGAGATTAATCAGTCCATGCTCCAGAAAATCATCAACATCGATAGTGCTGCAATTACACGCCACTTGAAACAGCTTGAGGCGGACCTGATGGTCACAAGACGTAAAAATCCCGAAGATAACCGGGTAACATTTGTTCGTCTGACGGACCATGGTCGGAAGCAGATTGAAGGCTACAAGGTAGAGAAAACCAATTATATTAACCAGATTTTACAGGGGTTCAACGAAGATGAAGTCTACGCTCTCGCTGATTTCCTGGAACGAATGCAAAACAATTTCTAA
- a CDS encoding nitroreductase family protein codes for MSTFQSTFQKTNDFNEITYGRRSVKLYDPEVKISREEMTEILAEASRAPSSINLQPWRFLVVDTAEGKEKLAPLARFNQNQVLTSAAVIGVFIDMNNVEYMDEIFGKAVELGYMPQEVKDMQLKTVMPYYENMPASALRDVNLIDAGLASMQLMLAARAHGYDTNPIGGYEKDQIAETFGMDKDRYQPVMLISIGKSAKEGHPSYRLPVEKITTWA; via the coding sequence ATGAGTACATTCCAAAGCACTTTTCAAAAGACAAATGATTTCAACGAGATTACTTACGGCCGCCGGTCTGTAAAACTATACGATCCTGAAGTCAAAATCAGCCGTGAAGAAATGACAGAGATTTTGGCTGAAGCTTCTCGTGCCCCATCGTCCATCAACTTACAACCTTGGCGTTTTCTCGTTGTCGATACGGCTGAAGGTAAAGAAAAGCTTGCTCCTCTCGCCAGATTCAATCAAAATCAGGTCTTGACTTCGGCAGCAGTAATTGGCGTATTTATTGATATGAACAATGTCGAGTACATGGACGAAATTTTTGGTAAAGCTGTCGAACTTGGTTATATGCCACAGGAAGTCAAAGATATGCAGCTCAAAACTGTAATGCCTTATTACGAAAATATGCCCGCTTCCGCTCTTCGTGATGTCAATCTGATTGACGCAGGTCTGGCTTCCATGCAATTGATGCTCGCTGCACGTGCTCATGGGTATGATACCAATCCAATCGGCGGTTATGAGAAAGATCAAATTGCTGAAACATTCGGTATGGATAAAGATCGTTACCAACCCGTTATGCTGATCTCGATCGGTAAATCGGCCAAAGAAGGTCACCCTTCCTACCGCCTTCCTGTTGAGAAAATTACGACTTGGGCATAA
- a CDS encoding putative quinol monooxygenase: MIIIHAHLQVKPDQEQAFLEATKVLIAATRNEEGNISYDLAKSTEREHHYTMIELWKDEAATASHNTSAHFQAFVQQAAAFMAAPMNVEVFAGEAVKH; the protein is encoded by the coding sequence ATGATTATCATTCACGCTCACTTGCAAGTTAAACCAGACCAGGAACAAGCTTTCTTGGAAGCAACAAAAGTACTGATCGCTGCAACACGCAATGAAGAAGGCAACATCAGCTATGATCTCGCCAAAAGTACTGAACGCGAACATCATTACACGATGATTGAACTGTGGAAAGACGAAGCCGCTACAGCTTCCCACAACACTAGCGCCCATTTCCAGGCTTTCGTTCAGCAAGCAGCAGCATTCATGGCCGCTCCAATGAACGTTGAAGTATTCGCTGGAGAAGCAGTTAAACACTAA
- a CDS encoding iron ABC transporter permease, with product MTMSSRIRKQRVILLVCLLLILITAVVGMSWGYSSLSFKRVIPVLFGQGTFKEDFVLFSVRLPRIFITLLAGMALALSGSILQSITRNDLADPGIIGINSGAGVAVAIFFLYFPIEAGTFVYMLPLAAFIGALLTAALIYLFSYSRTKGLDPIKMVLVGVGFSMALSGIMIVIISSAERSKVDFIAKWISGNIWGADWPFIWALLPWLIVLIPLTLFRTRRLDLMGLNEETAIGVGLKLERERLVLMVIAVAAAASAVSVTGGIAFIGLMAPHIAKALVGPRNSLFIPVAVLLGGWLLLIADTVGRNLVDPDGIAAGIMVSLIGVPYFVYLLLKK from the coding sequence ATGACAATGTCTTCGCGCATTCGCAAGCAACGAGTGATTCTGCTCGTGTGTTTGCTGCTGATCCTCATTACGGCTGTGGTAGGTATGAGCTGGGGGTATTCCTCGTTGTCTTTCAAAAGGGTAATCCCGGTGTTATTTGGCCAAGGCACATTTAAAGAGGACTTTGTTCTGTTTTCGGTCCGATTACCTCGGATTTTTATTACATTACTCGCTGGTATGGCGCTTGCGCTGTCAGGCTCCATTTTGCAGAGTATTACGCGTAATGACTTGGCCGATCCAGGCATCATCGGAATCAATTCCGGTGCAGGTGTTGCCGTTGCGATCTTCTTTCTGTATTTCCCGATTGAAGCGGGCACGTTTGTTTATATGCTGCCATTAGCTGCTTTTATCGGTGCATTGCTGACTGCGGCGCTAATCTATCTGTTCTCCTATAGCCGGACCAAGGGACTTGATCCCATAAAAATGGTACTGGTCGGGGTTGGATTCTCGATGGCGCTGTCAGGCATCATGATCGTCATCATATCTTCGGCGGAACGTTCCAAGGTCGACTTTATTGCCAAGTGGATATCCGGAAACATCTGGGGGGCAGACTGGCCATTCATATGGGCTTTGCTGCCTTGGCTGATTGTGTTAATCCCGCTTACGTTGTTCAGAACCAGACGGCTTGATCTGATGGGGCTGAACGAAGAAACAGCGATCGGAGTGGGGTTGAAGCTGGAACGGGAACGCTTGGTACTCATGGTGATTGCTGTTGCAGCAGCCGCATCTGCTGTATCGGTTACGGGAGGGATCGCGTTTATCGGTTTGATGGCTCCACACATCGCCAAAGCGCTGGTCGGTCCACGTAACTCGTTATTTATTCCTGTTGCCGTTCTGCTTGGAGGTTGGCTTCTATTAATTGCCGATACGGTTGGGCGCAACCTGGTTGATCCTGATGGAATTGCCGCAGGAATTATGGTATCCCTTATCGGTGTGCCTTATTTTGTCTATTTATTATTGAAGAAATAA
- a CDS encoding iron ABC transporter permease: MKNKRLPFRFATKLLGSVLVLIVCFIIAMMFGAEETTFRNLWLTLTSATKNDNILILREIRLPRELAAMLIGAALAVSGGIMQGITRNPLADPGLLGLTSGANMALALAFVFMPSLGYFGIMVACFVGAALGAALVIVLGSIRRGSLSPIRVVLAGAAVSAFMYAISDGISIFFKISKDVSMWTSGGLIGTTWGQIQAIAPVILVGLAVVPFLSNQINILSLSDEVATGLGQKLVLVKTVLFLLVIVLTGASVALIGNMAFVGLMIPHIVRKLVGTDYRYIIPVSIFAGASFMLLAETLGRTINAPYETPVVAIASMLGLPFFLFVVRRGGKAFS, from the coding sequence ATGAAAAATAAACGACTTCCTTTTCGGTTTGCAACCAAGCTGCTGGGTAGTGTACTCGTACTTATCGTGTGCTTCATCATCGCCATGATGTTTGGCGCAGAAGAAACGACATTCCGGAATCTGTGGCTGACCCTGACCTCTGCGACAAAGAACGATAATATTCTTATTCTGCGTGAGATCAGGCTTCCACGGGAACTCGCTGCCATGCTGATCGGAGCGGCTCTTGCCGTCTCCGGTGGCATCATGCAGGGAATTACTCGCAATCCGCTGGCTGATCCTGGACTGCTCGGTCTGACTTCAGGTGCCAATATGGCACTGGCCCTGGCTTTTGTCTTCATGCCATCACTCGGATATTTTGGGATTATGGTTGCTTGTTTTGTTGGTGCTGCACTTGGAGCCGCATTGGTTATTGTGCTTGGCTCGATACGGAGAGGGAGCTTATCCCCTATCCGGGTAGTGCTGGCCGGGGCAGCGGTATCCGCTTTTATGTATGCCATCTCGGATGGCATCAGTATCTTTTTTAAAATTTCCAAGGATGTATCCATGTGGACTTCGGGAGGACTCATCGGAACGACATGGGGCCAGATTCAAGCGATTGCGCCTGTCATACTGGTTGGTCTTGCTGTAGTTCCGTTCCTTTCCAACCAGATCAACATTCTTAGCCTGAGCGACGAGGTGGCGACTGGACTGGGGCAGAAGCTGGTACTCGTCAAAACTGTTCTGTTCCTGCTGGTCATCGTGCTTACCGGAGCGTCGGTTGCATTAATTGGGAATATGGCTTTTGTCGGCTTAATGATCCCCCATATTGTCCGTAAATTGGTAGGCACGGACTATCGGTATATTATACCCGTATCCATTTTTGCCGGAGCATCGTTTATGCTTCTTGCCGAAACACTGGGTCGAACGATAAATGCACCTTACGAAACACCTGTTGTCGCCATTGCTTCCATGCTTGGTTTACCTTTTTTCCTGTTCGTTGTGCGTAGAGGGGGCAAAGCGTTCTCATGA
- a CDS encoding iron-hydroxamate ABC transporter substrate-binding protein, translated as MRKLFVPFIFVLVLLLSACGTNSTKDTTGDATASNESTSSNTDSAGASSESESGTFTYQSESGPVEVPSHPQRVVVLTRFLTGNVMALDVPLVGVDEMSKENPNFKEKLANTEAVTDESLEKIIELNPDLIIGLSDIKNVDKLKQIAPTVTYTYGKVDFLKQQLEIGKLVNKEKEAQAWVDDFDARSKKVGEEIKAKIGANATVSVIETFNKQLYVYGEKFGRGTEILYDQFGLGMPDKVKEATKKDGFFAVSNEVLKDYMGDYVIFSKNADEDNSFQNTETYKNIDAVKNNRVFEADAKAFYFNDPLSMEYQLEFFIEHFLGK; from the coding sequence ATGAGAAAGCTTTTTGTTCCATTTATATTCGTTCTGGTTTTATTGCTCAGCGCTTGTGGAACCAATTCAACCAAAGATACAACGGGGGATGCAACGGCATCCAACGAATCCACTTCTTCGAACACGGATTCAGCAGGTGCTTCATCCGAGTCAGAATCGGGCACGTTCACTTATCAATCGGAGTCAGGCCCTGTGGAAGTTCCTTCCCACCCGCAACGTGTGGTTGTACTGACCCGATTCCTGACAGGAAACGTGATGGCACTGGATGTGCCGCTGGTTGGCGTGGATGAAATGTCCAAAGAGAACCCGAATTTCAAAGAAAAACTGGCGAATACAGAGGCGGTTACCGATGAAAGTCTGGAGAAAATTATTGAATTGAACCCGGATCTGATTATCGGCCTGTCTGATATCAAGAACGTCGATAAGTTGAAGCAAATTGCGCCAACAGTCACCTATACATATGGTAAGGTAGACTTTCTCAAGCAGCAACTGGAGATCGGAAAGCTTGTGAACAAAGAAAAAGAAGCACAAGCCTGGGTTGACGATTTTGACGCTCGAAGCAAAAAAGTTGGGGAAGAAATCAAAGCCAAAATTGGCGCGAATGCAACTGTATCCGTTATTGAAACGTTCAATAAACAGCTTTATGTATATGGCGAGAAATTCGGACGTGGAACGGAAATACTGTATGATCAATTCGGTTTAGGTATGCCAGACAAGGTCAAGGAAGCGACCAAGAAAGACGGATTCTTTGCTGTATCGAACGAAGTACTGAAAGACTACATGGGTGACTATGTAATATTCAGTAAAAATGCCGACGAGGACAATTCGTTCCAAAATACCGAAACCTACAAAAATATTGATGCGGTGAAAAATAATCGAGTATTCGAAGCGGATGCCAAGGCATTTTACTTCAATGATCCACTCAGCATGGAATACCAGCTGGAATTCTTTATCGAACATTTTCTTGGCAAGTAA
- a CDS encoding AraC family transcriptional regulator, which produces MNNSEWAESYFPIYTADSIQSLYSTSTMPIHRIHENLTVLLAVSSGQGTLHLDDHIYELTDGMVILIPAKSDVVIQGDQIHPLHIYTLSISTQEQQRSRPVEAMGRSSVLAAGTYIEFYEPTIAAQLEEIYMHRLPGNEVRHMRNQILFHQVLMSLLERMEARYIASEQPSMERSIAFMENHFSEKITTEGLSEIAGVSRSHYSILFKQLTGFSPNEYLSRLRVHRAKELLIGGSASLREIALKVGYKDEFYFSRRFKQQTGESPSSFTRRRPFQRVAVWCAPYASHLMLLGLEPAVVISESSEYVSTEGVSPPQTIRFIHSDSSPEQIKSALLDANIELIIAANQHLDMNGLSSERLRSIAPIVEIAWMELGWKEHLRFIAQATQRVEQAEQWLADFEREEQQAREAIQTSQIVNETLTILVIKPDTLQIYGVRNVGYVMYQSLGLCPPAKIAQEIQRFGDQFHSVSIQLSELQDYEGTRMLVIVFPDEKGSKAHSEMIFNSEYWKGLEAVKRNRIYHLEQEEWIPYNPVSIRLQLGRAVSLWTGIQ; this is translated from the coding sequence ATGAACAACTCGGAATGGGCAGAGTCCTATTTTCCAATATATACAGCAGATAGCATTCAATCATTGTATAGTACGTCAACCATGCCGATACATAGAATCCATGAGAACCTGACCGTTCTGTTGGCCGTTTCAAGTGGTCAGGGTACACTTCATCTTGACGATCACATATACGAACTCACCGATGGCATGGTGATCCTTATTCCGGCGAAGAGTGATGTTGTAATACAGGGGGATCAGATTCACCCTCTTCATATATACACTCTCTCTATCAGCACACAAGAACAGCAGCGCTCACGGCCAGTGGAAGCCATGGGACGGTCCAGTGTGCTTGCAGCAGGAACGTATATTGAGTTCTATGAACCAACGATTGCAGCTCAGCTTGAGGAGATCTATATGCATCGTTTACCTGGCAATGAAGTCAGGCATATGCGTAACCAGATTCTGTTTCACCAAGTGCTGATGAGTCTGTTGGAGCGAATGGAAGCAAGATATATCGCGAGTGAGCAGCCGTCCATGGAACGCAGCATCGCATTTATGGAGAACCATTTTAGTGAGAAAATAACAACCGAAGGCCTTTCCGAAATTGCGGGAGTCAGTCGCTCTCATTACTCCATCCTATTCAAACAGCTTACTGGATTCTCACCTAATGAGTATCTTTCACGCTTGCGTGTTCACCGTGCCAAAGAGTTATTAATTGGCGGCTCCGCTTCACTTCGTGAAATCGCGCTGAAGGTTGGATATAAGGATGAGTTCTATTTTAGCCGCCGCTTCAAGCAGCAGACAGGAGAGAGTCCATCAAGTTTCACGCGTCGCAGGCCTTTTCAACGAGTGGCTGTGTGGTGTGCGCCTTATGCGAGCCATCTGATGTTACTTGGATTGGAACCAGCAGTCGTCATCTCGGAAAGCAGCGAATATGTAAGCACAGAGGGAGTTAGCCCACCTCAAACGATACGTTTTATCCATTCCGACAGTTCACCTGAACAAATAAAGTCCGCATTGCTGGATGCTAATATTGAGCTTATCATTGCAGCTAATCAGCATCTAGACATGAACGGATTAAGCTCCGAACGTCTGCGATCCATCGCCCCTATTGTCGAAATTGCATGGATGGAGCTTGGGTGGAAAGAACATCTGCGGTTTATCGCACAGGCGACTCAAAGGGTGGAGCAGGCAGAACAATGGCTGGCAGACTTTGAAAGGGAAGAACAGCAGGCACGGGAAGCCATTCAAACGAGCCAGATCGTGAATGAGACGCTAACTATTCTCGTCATCAAACCGGACACCTTACAAATATATGGAGTCAGAAATGTCGGGTATGTGATGTATCAATCGCTCGGGTTATGTCCTCCGGCCAAGATTGCCCAGGAAATACAGAGGTTTGGCGATCAATTTCATTCGGTATCTATCCAGCTGTCGGAACTTCAGGATTACGAGGGCACTCGTATGCTCGTTATTGTTTTTCCAGATGAAAAAGGGTCAAAGGCTCATTCAGAAATGATATTTAACTCGGAATACTGGAAAGGGCTTGAGGCAGTGAAGCGAAATCGGATCTATCATCTGGAGCAGGAAGAGTGGATACCCTACAATCCGGTTTCCATTCGTTTGCAGCTTGGACGGGCGGTATCCTTATGGACTGGCATCCAATAA
- a CDS encoding MarR family winged helix-turn-helix transcriptional regulator: MKLEWMGDHRELIEKIIKYGNAYSNTYKLQRSYGTDMMFSASQIQTLEYILEAEDKEEKMSEMAARLGVSRSTFSKNVKNLTEKGLLEKYHLSGNRKDIYVKPSANGRVVYDQYTEFVRELCFDDIFRLAGTISEADKESFIRIMDLFADVLVWYGEKEQEPRKLIKIDPNRE, encoded by the coding sequence ATGAAATTAGAATGGATGGGCGACCATCGGGAACTGATTGAAAAGATCATCAAGTACGGTAATGCGTACTCCAACACCTATAAGCTGCAGCGAAGTTATGGTACGGATATGATGTTCTCTGCTTCACAGATTCAGACATTGGAGTACATTCTGGAGGCGGAGGACAAGGAAGAAAAGATGTCGGAAATGGCAGCACGACTTGGCGTGAGCCGCAGTACGTTTTCTAAAAATGTGAAGAATCTTACGGAAAAAGGATTGCTCGAAAAATACCATTTGAGTGGTAATCGCAAAGACATTTATGTCAAACCTTCGGCGAATGGACGTGTGGTGTACGACCAATATACTGAATTTGTTCGTGAGCTGTGTTTTGATGATATTTTTCGATTGGCTGGCACGATTTCAGAGGCTGACAAGGAAAGCTTTATACGCATTATGGATTTGTTTGCCGATGTGTTGGTCTGGTATGGTGAAAAAGAACAGGAACCGCGCAAGCTCATCAAAATTGATCCGAATCGTGAGTAA